Proteins from a genomic interval of Heteronotia binoei isolate CCM8104 ecotype False Entrance Well chromosome 5, APGP_CSIRO_Hbin_v1, whole genome shotgun sequence:
- the LOC132571012 gene encoding protein Tob2-like produces the protein MRPEIKAALHFITFHLYNKLPRRRVDQFGEELGQLLQKKYEGHWYPEKPLQGSGYRCVHLGEIIDPIVQLAAKRSGLTVEDVQASIPAELTMWIDPFEVSYQFGEEGPIETVYLKDSRGCSIADKRSRSGLNPEAQAFVPTRSQNTVLSSPPPPSFGQSLSPTFTAVTFAATRFGSTKVKKSHRKLSWGIVHPAK, from the coding sequence ATGCGTCCTGAGATCAAGGCTGCTCTGCATTTCATCACCTTCCACCTGTATAACAAGCTCCCCCGGAGACGGGTTGACCAGTTTGGAGAAGAGCTAGGACAGCTGCTACAGAAGAAATATGAGGGCCACTGGTACCCAGAGAAGCCTTTGCAGGGTTCAGGCTATCGTTGTGTGCACCTTGGGGAGATAATAGATCCTATAGTGCAACTGGCAGCCAAGAGAAGTGGATTGACTGTAGAGGATGTGCAGGCCAGTATCCCTGCAGAGTTGACTATGTGGATTGACCCATTTGAAGTTTCCTACCAATTTGGGGAAGAAGGGCCAATCGAGACTGTGTACCTGAAGGACAGTAGGGGTTGCAGCATAGCAGACAAGAGAAGCAGAAGTGGGCTCAACCCTGAAGCCCAGGCGTTTGTCCCCACTAGAAGTCAGAATACCGTTTTGTCCAGCCCTCCACCTCCATCTTTTGGCCAGTCTCTTAGTCCGACCTTTACCGCCGTGACTTTTGCAGCTACCAGGTTTGGCTCCACTAAAGTGAAGAAAAGCCACAGAAAGTTGAGTTGGGGCATTGTTCACCCAGCAAAATAA